TACTAAAACCACGAACTCTTTTTTCTGTCTGCTATATTGACTTAGCTCTAATTCCCATTCAAAAAGCGGAATAAAGCTCAACACGCTCTCAAGATAGGAATTAAACGCAAATCCATCATTTAAGCAAAAAAGAATTATAAAAGAGACGCTTTTAGGCGTCTCTAATATTTTTTAGTATTGATTTTTGTTAAATTTATTCTATTGATATTTCTTTTGCTTCACCTTTTGCTGTTTCTACCTTTGGAATATTTATTTTTAGAACGCCGTTTTCATATTTTGCTTTGATTTTATCCTTGTCTATGTATTCTGGTACTCTTATAGATCTTTCGATTCTACCGAAGTATCTTTCTTGTCTATAAATGTTTCCTTTTTTTACCTCTTCTGATTCTTTCTTTTCTGCAGAAATAGTTAGAAGGTCGTTGTTCAATTCTACCTTGATATCTTCTTTACTCAATCCCGGGAGTTCACATTCTACTACGTAGTCATCGTCAGTTTCATAAACATCCATTTCTCCACGTGAGGTGCCGCCAAAAGGTAACCCTCTGAAAAAGTCCTCAATCTCCCTGTTGAAGAAATCAAATGGAGATAGCATATCATCTCTACCTTCTCTTCGTCTTTCTAACATTTCTCATACCCCCTTTTGATTCTTTTTTTTCTTCAATAATATTATATAACGAAAAAATGCAGAAGTCAAGCAAAAAATAATAAATAGTACCAAGGAGATATTACTTATTTATAGGCCATTATGATGAATATAAATATAATAGTATCAAAAGATTTAATTGCTTGTAAATTACAAGTGATAATCATTTAAGTATCTTTTCTTTAAAAAGATCAGATAAGATATTGTAATGCCATCGGATAAACTATGAATTAATACAGGGTATAAAAGGCTCTCTGAAACTTGAAAAGTGTATCCTAAAATTAGTCCCATAATT
The window above is part of the Petrotoga sp. 9PW.55.5.1 genome. Proteins encoded here:
- a CDS encoding Hsp20/alpha crystallin family protein, which codes for MLERRREGRDDMLSPFDFFNREIEDFFRGLPFGGTSRGEMDVYETDDDYVVECELPGLSKEDIKVELNNDLLTISAEKKESEEVKKGNIYRQERYFGRIERSIRVPEYIDKDKIKAKYENGVLKINIPKVETAKGEAKEISIE